CGGGAGGTCGAAGAACCGCGGAATACGTCGATGATCGGTGGACTCGCGGCGCTCGGCGTCGGGTCGTTCGGTGCGGCCGCGTTCGTCTTCGGTCGACGAGAGATCGACGTCGAGGTGGCCCGACAGCGGGTCCAGGAGCGGCGATACGCCGACTGGATCTCGCGAGGGTCGATGCCGATGTGGATCGGCGACCACCAGATCGAACTCGACTCACTCGAGGACGTCGTCGACGTCGCGATCGACACGGGTGAACGCGTCGTCCACGATCGTAACCGTGACCTGTTCGCCGTCGTCAGCGACAACGTCGTCTACTACTACGGCGCCAGGGGAACCTGGAGCGAGACGGCGTGGCCATCGATCGATCTCGACAGCGGTTCGACCGGGCCGAGCAGCGAGATCCCCCCCGAGGCCGACGGCGAGCCCTCGATGCACGTCGACGAGGGGGAGCTGCCGGATCCGGACGACGAGGACGCCTGGCACAAGCTGTGACTGTCGAGTTTTCCCAGGGGAGAGCCCCACACAACTCGTGGCCATATTCGATCGTTTCGCAAGGAGTATCACGAACGATCATCGATAGTATACCGTATGGAAGTTCCACTCTTGGTCACCGACTTCCTGGATCGGGCACGGAAGTACTACGGTGACGAGGAAGCAATCGTGGCGACGACTGGCGAGCGGTTCACGTACGAGGAGTTCGGCGATCGCGCCGACCGACTGTCGGCGGCACTGCAGGAACGAGGCATCGAGAAAGGCGACCGCATCGCCGTCCTCGACCCGAACACCCATTATCACCTCGAGGCGGCCTACGGGATCATGCAACTCGGCGCGATCCACGCGCCACTGAACTACCGGCTGACGCCCGACGACTACGAGTACATGCTCACCGACGCGGGCGTGAAAGCGATCTACGCCGACTACGAGTACGCCGAGAAGATCGAGGCGATCCGCGAGGAGGTGCCCACGGAGACGTTCATCACGAACGATGCCGACGCCGTGGAGGGCGACTGGGAAGAGTTCGACGAGCTCCTCGAGGGGGTCGAGCCCGAGTACGAACGTCCCGAAATGAGCGAGGACGAGATCATTACGATCAACTACACCTCGGGCACCACGGGCGATCCGAAGGGCGTCTGTCGGACCCACCGGACCGAGGCGCTACACGCTCAGCTCGTGACGATCCACCACGAGATCACCGACGACGACGTCTACCTCTGGACCCTGCCGATGTTCCACGTCAACGGCTGGGGCCACATCTACGCCATCACGGGGATGGGCGCGAAACACGTCTGCACCCGCGGCGTCGACCCCGAGGGAATCTTTACGAACATCGCCGAGGAGGACGTCTCGTTCCTCTGCTGTGCGCCCACGGTGCTCAGTATGCTCGGCGAGTACTACGAGGACCACGACATCGCCACCGAAGGCGACAACCCGATGCGGGTCACCGCCGCTGGCGCGGCCTCGCCGGAGGCCGTCATCGAGATGGTCGAAGAGGAGTTCGGCTGGCACTTCCGCCACCTCTACGGCGCGACCGAGACCGGCCCACTCATCAGCACCTCTTCTACCCGACGACTCATCGACGAGGACAGCGACGAGCGGTTCTCGCTCAAGAAGCGCCAGGGCATCGCCCCGCTCGGTACCGTCGTCGACGTCGTCGACGAGGACGGCGAGGTCGTGCCGTGGGACGACGAAACCATCGGCGAGGTCGTCGTCAAGGGCAACCAGGTCATGGAGGGCTACTGGGAGAAACCCGAGGAGACCGAGGAGGCGTTCAGCGGTCGCCGCGACGGCTGGTTCCACACCGGCGACCTCGCCGTCGTCAACGCCGAGGGCATGCTCTCCATCCAGGACCGCGACAAGGACATCATCATTTCGGGTGGGGAGAACATCTCGAGCATCGAACTCGAGGACACACTGTTCGACCACGACGCCGTCGGAGACGTCGCCGTCATCCCCTCGCCCAGCGAGAAGTGGGGCGAGACGCCGAAGGCGTTCGTCGTGCCCGCAAACGGCGACCCCGAGAACCCACCCGTCTCCGCGGAGGAACTCACGAAATTCACGCGCGAGCGCCTGGCCGGCTACAAGGTCGTCCGCCGCGTCGAGTTCGTCGA
This portion of the Natronobeatus ordinarius genome encodes:
- a CDS encoding long-chain-fatty-acid--CoA ligase → MEVPLLVTDFLDRARKYYGDEEAIVATTGERFTYEEFGDRADRLSAALQERGIEKGDRIAVLDPNTHYHLEAAYGIMQLGAIHAPLNYRLTPDDYEYMLTDAGVKAIYADYEYAEKIEAIREEVPTETFITNDADAVEGDWEEFDELLEGVEPEYERPEMSEDEIITINYTSGTTGDPKGVCRTHRTEALHAQLVTIHHEITDDDVYLWTLPMFHVNGWGHIYAITGMGAKHVCTRGVDPEGIFTNIAEEDVSFLCCAPTVLSMLGEYYEDHDIATEGDNPMRVTAAGAASPEAVIEMVEEEFGWHFRHLYGATETGPLISTSSTRRLIDEDSDERFSLKKRQGIAPLGTVVDVVDEDGEVVPWDDETIGEVVVKGNQVMEGYWEKPEETEEAFSGRRDGWFHTGDLAVVNAEGMLSIQDRDKDIIISGGENISSIELEDTLFDHDAVGDVAVIPSPSEKWGETPKAFVVPANGDPENPPVSAEELTKFTRERLAGYKVVRRVEFVDELPKTATGKIQKFELREEEWEDEDRLVGEG